TCTGTACCAGTTCGTGATCATGTTGTTAATACTGTTCAAAGTTGCAGTGTCAAAGACAAGCAGaaaatttggttatggcatcGTCGCTTGGGACACCCGTAATTTGGCTACCTTAAGCGTATGTTTCCATCTTTATTCTGCTCTTGTGATAAGTCCAGTTTTAAGTGTGAGACATGTATTTTGTCCAAGAGTCATTGCACTGTGTTTCTTTTGAGTGACAGCAAAGCTGGAAAGCCTTTTGATTTAGTGCATTCTGATGTGTGGGGTCCAGCTCACGTTATTTCGAACGAATTTCATTGGTTCGTCACATTTATTAATGATTGTACCCAACTCACTTGTTTCTTGCTTCCATCCTTCCAGAGTTCTGTATTATGGTATCTACTCAGTTTCATGCTCGGGTCAAATTCCGGACTAATAACGAAAGCGAATATATGAATAACACTTTGGCATCTTTCTTCCGTGCTCAAGGTATTATTCACCAAACGACAACCCAATTTACTCCTCAGCAGAATAGTGTGTCAGAACGGAAGAATTGTCAGTTACTTGAAGTTGCTCGTTCTATTATCTTTGGAGGCATGCTGTTTTGTTTGCTGCCTATTTGATTTATTGTACTCATAGTCGGGTTCTTGATTTCAAGACTTCACATAATGTGTTTGGTGACCATGTTTTCCCCTGTCTCAGTCTCCAAGTTGCCCCCTAAAGTTTTTAGGTGCGTTGCTATGTTCATGTCTACTCTTATCAAACAGAGTAAACTTGATCCTTGTGCTCTGTGATGTGTATTTATTGGTTACTCTTCTACTCATAAGGGTTATAAGTGCTATCATCCACCTACCCAGAAAGTGTATGTTACTTTGGACGTGACTTTCCATGAATAAGTGCCCTATAATgtctctccctcctctccaATTTAGGGGGAGAAGAGGAGTGAATTGGAGAGTTTTATATTGGAGAATGATGTGTTTGAAGATACTGCTCTAGGGAAAGAAATGACCTATCACACTAAAGCAAGTGACCGGTCGCCCATATCTGAATATGAAACTTGTGGTCTTTATGAAGAAACGACTGATCACCCTTTGGAACTCGACCGGTCCCCTATATCTGGAGATGAAGCAGGTGCTCTCGGTGTCGAAACGACTGATCACCCTTTGGAACTCGACCGGCCCCCTATATCTGGAGATGAAGCAGGTGCTCTCGGTGTCGAAACGACCCATCACACTGAAGCAAGTGACTAGACGTCTGTATCTGAAAATAATGACAGTGATTCTTGTATGGAAGAGTTTGGTGCAATACCTCCCTATGCCCTACTAGTGCCCCAATCTACTCGTGATACTGAATTAAGTGAGGTAATTTCTAATGATCTATCTGTGTCAACTTATCAGCAGTTACCCTCACGAACCACTCGTGGGAAACCTAAAGTACAATATTCTTCTTATATACATGCCAAGTCTAAATATCCCATTAGTCATTATGTGTCAACTCATCGTTTGTCTAGGTCATATGCATCATATTTGTGTCAGTTATCTAGTGTATATGTGCCAACTAAGTTGCAGGATGCTTTATCTAACCCCAAATGGATGGATGCCAGGAATGTTGAAATGGATTCCTTGAACAAGAATAAAACATGGAATTTAATTCCTTTGCCACAAGGGAAAAAAGCTGTTGGATgcagatgggtgtttactttGAAGCATAAAGCTGATGGTTCCATTGACCATTACAAGGCTAGATTGGTAGCAAAGGGTTATACTCAGACTTATGGAGTGGATGATTTGGAGACCTTTGCTCCAGTGGCAAAGCTCAATACTGTGCGTGTACTATTGTCCTTGGCCGCTAACACCCGATTGGCTCTTATTACAATTCAATGTCAAAAATGCATTTCTACACGGTGATCTCAAGGAGGAGATTTACATGGATCTCCCTCATAGTATTCATGTAACCTCTAAGGAGGGTGTTGCATGTAAAGTGCGAAAGTCTTTATATGGACTGAAGCAGTCTTTAAAAGCGTGGTTTAGGAGATTTGCTGCatctatgaagaaatttgggtaTGTGCAGAGTAATCCATACTTTGTTGCTAAAGCCTCATAAAGGTAAATTGACAGCTTTAATtatttgttgatgatatgatcaTGATTGGAGAAGATCAGGCAGAAATGCAAAATCTTCAGAAGTATCTGGCTTCTGAATTTGGGATGAAGTCATTGGGTGATTTGAAGTACTTTCTTGGAATTGAAGTTGTCAGATCTAAACATAGTATTTTTCTGTCTCAAAGAAagtatattttggatttactTGCAGAGACTAGAATCTTAGATTGTAAACCAATTGATACCCCTAGTGAATAGAATCATAAATTGAGGTTGTATCATGATCAAGCCCATTTAAATGAGGCACGGCACAGCACGAGCACGAATATTAATAGGCCATGCTCGGCACGACACGAAATCTTGGGCTGGCCGGGATCGAAAAATGAGGTAGTGAGTCGGTTTATTTATCTCTACAGATAAAGAGCGTTATCAACGGCTTGTGgataaattgatttatttatttcatacaCATCCtgatattgcatatgcaatgaGTGTAGtgagtcagtttatgcattctCCTAGTGAAGATCATATGAGTGCTGTGATGCGCATTTTGAGGTATTTGAAAGTAACTCCTGAAAAGGGGTTAATGTTTTGCAAGTATGGTCATACAGATGTGGAAGGGTATACGGATACTGATTGGGCTGGTTCAATTCACTGATAGACGTTCTACGTTTGGGTATTTCACATTTGTTGGTAGTAATCTTATTACTTGGAGgagtaaaaagcaaaaagtggTGTCTAGGTCTAGTGGAGAGGCCGAGTACCGTGGGATAGGTCAAGGTGTGTGCGAGTTACTATGGTTGAGAAGATTGTTGAGAGATCTTGGGTATGGACCCTAGAGACCCATGGCTTtgtattgtgataataaagctgcaattgcaattgtGCATAACCCTATGCAACATGATCATAAAATGCACGTGGAGGTTGATCGACATTTTGTTAAAAAGAAGTTGGATGCTGAAAttgtttcttttccatttataTCATCTGAGTATTAACTGGCAGATATTCTTACGAAAGTTGTGTCCACTACAGTATTTCTCAACTCgcttgacaagttgggcaCGTGTGACATCTTTACTCCAACTAaagggggagtgttagcgAAATCCTAGCttaattaggatatttatttcctagtttattatgattatatttctttccttttgtacAGATATTGTGTAATTATGATTTTATCTTGTTTCCTAGTTTGACCCTACTAGGATTACATCCTTGTactataaatacatttttttgCGGAATGAAAtacaacatgaaaaatattctacccatattgtttgactGATTGAACACTACACATATCCTCATCCTAACCCAATACCTCGCATTATCTCACCACTGGAGCTCACTTCAACAGTTTCCTCGCTTTAAAAGTTTATTTAAGAAAACAATCTAATAAAATGGATGTATAATCGTAAAAtgaaatctatatatatatatatatatatatatatatataaaggcaCAGACCataaatggtgaaacatttataaataagaaaaaacctCAAATACCCATGGTTAACTAGTTTGCTGAACAACAAcaatttaatatttgaaagGCAAATTAGTACACACCTAatctttaaataataaaaaattaaaactaattcGAGCCCATTAACTAGCAGTTTAaactatttccatttttctttcatatttcttcttttgtttttatatataaatgtatatttACTCTAACGCTTTGTTGTCAAAGAAAGtaatttttatcaaaataatCAATGTCAGACGAGCACTGTTTGATTTCTCCCCCACggtttattataaaaataaaaaataaaaaaaaatcaactggCCAGTGCGTAAACGCATGCCAAGAGGTAGTCAGTaactgaaatttaaaatttctaaaaaaacaaacctgGAGTTAGCAGCAAATTAGCACCGCATTTCGAATGCTCAGTATTCTACTAGCGCCATACAACAACTACCTACGAAGACTGGAGAAATAAAGCCAGAAATAAAGATcgatgtatatatatttgtgttgTAAGATGAGAGAAATAGAAAGAATATTGCAATGGAACCGGAGAAAGTAAAGAAACAGGCccttaattcccaaaataaagaaagaatattGCAAAAGTTAGGAACAAGAGTTTTCCTACTAAGGTGTAAAGGAACCACTTGTGTTTTGCtcacccaacaaaaaaaattaaatagtaaagaaaataaagaaaactaaagtgtTAATTAGGTGATCACAAACGCACACAACAATATATGCTATGTCATTCATACACAAAAATACAAGTTCAAAGTAAGTTCTCCTACATGAAATCCAAAGCTGATGCCTCACTTGCATTCTGCATCTTTGAACTCAAATTGTTCTTGCTTGGGTAACTGAATCCTAGTTCAACGTTTAAAAAATGTTACTAAGAATCCTTATTTGCAATTCAGTAGTTATAACTAGCTTTAATTGCACTTTAGTCCTCGTACTTGTCAATAATTTCACTTTTGTCCTTAtactttcctttattttcactTTGGCCCCTATACTTTTTCATTTCAGTCTTCAGACTTATCCATAATTTCACATTGGTCTTacattttcctttattttcactTTGGCAGTTAtacttattttaaattatcttTTGGTTCTTCCATTTTCAAAACCGGCTTCGGCCAACAACTCATACACAAGTTTCCAAAAATCAAAGCATCTTAAAACTTTACCTTAATATTGGTCCGAAATCCTGGGTGAAGCTCCCAAAGAGAAATAACCAACTCAAACaacacttgaaaattaacataaGCTTGTTTAAGGTGTACCACTGCCGAGAAAGCTACTCTTGTTGGACTGCCACtatttttggatatgttgtAGAGAAAAGAATTCTAAACATCCTTCATGAAGGAAGTATTGTCCTCTGAGCAAAGGAAAAGTGACATACAAGAGTGAATAAGGTACTGTACAGTGATAACAGCAGAATCCGAGGAAGTGACGAACATGCTTACCACAGACATAGCTAGAGTAATTGGATTGCTCTCATATTTGGATATGTCATAGTTCTCAAACTGAGGAACAACCTTAGAGAAGGACCTTTTGTCAAACGAGCATTGGAGATTAAAGAAAactgttgaaatgaaaaccgAGCTGCAGAAACTCACCAGCCATGGATGAACACAGAAATGTCATAGCCGGTTCGAGGTTGCTAGACCGATCTGATGATGATcatttttggatatgttatagtATTCGAGCAGACGAACAACTTGGATGAAGGAAGTTTTCTGATTTGAGCTTTTGAAGTCGGACTTCTAGAGTGATGAATAGCATCTACGAGTTTGGGTTTTctaaagaggaagaagatgatgatgaacgGGTATGGTGATAGGAATATGACAGAGAAAAGGAGCAGAAccagaataaaaagaaagtgtGTGGACAGTACCCtgtcccccttttttttttctttctttcaaattcTCCTTCTTACTTTCTGTTATAAaacttaaagaaaatatatgtatattttaaagaagaataaTGCTACTTTTACCccatttgtataccacatttCCATACCACTTTATGTGGCAGATGAGGTGGatagccacatcaattaaaattatttaatattttcttttcttttatgatttattaatactttaaaaaaattgtcaattaaactttctttattaaaatacactttattgatttaattgacGTAGTATATGATATagacatgccacatcatgtggtacaAAAATATGGGATAAAACagtggtaagtgtagcattactctttaAAGAAGACAAAGCTTGGGATACGGAAGAAACCGATCTTTGATACTCAAAGTTTTCTCTTGGTTTTGTGTGTATTTCTTATTCATCATtgaagcctatttataggcatagGAAATACATAAAGTATTACTATAGTGGTAGGTTTATACATTACTAAATAGAGAAAATAGGGTGAGTCATTATAGCATACATGAGTGTAGTAGGCATCCATTTATTTAGTGTTATAATACTCTTCCTTGGATGCCACCATACATAGAATATGtctcattaaaaaccttgttagtaaaaaaattaatgggataaaaaaaaaaaaaattggacgaagggaaaaagagtgcaCATTCATGTATAACACATAGCTCTGTCATGTGTAAGAGAGGACACTGATAAGCATGcaacactgcctcgttaaaaccttgccaagAAAAACTCAGTGGGATGAAAACCTAGATTAAGGAAAAATAGTACAGTGTATACAAACTTTGGTGATAGCAAGCGCCCCCTGATAAGTATGCACCAATTTTACTGATTGTAAAGTCGGCATAATCCAATGCCATGCACcaatttttgaaatatatgTTTCGGTAAAGACTTGGTAAAAAGATCTGCTAGATTATCATTTGAACGTATTTGTTTGACTTCAATTTCTTGTTTCTCCTGAAGTTGGTGTGTATGGAAAAACTTCGGTGATATATGTTTGGTCTTGTCTCCCTTGATGTATTTGTTTGGGCCAAAAGCAACCCACACCAGCCCACTTCTCACAAAGGCCCACAAAACAGAAGAAATGGAGGACtgggttttgatttgaaaataaaaagcccaaaaccaaatcaaaagcCCATGTCTTTTACAAAGTGGCAGAGTCGTAAAAACGTCAAGATTTAGTGGCAATCCACCATTGACGCAGatcaataaaaaatcaaaagaaaaattgaattgggCCCGGCTTGTGATCTCAAAACCTGGAGTGCAAAATCAAAAGGCCTTTTTTGGAAagcttattttcaaaattcacgTGACTACCTAACTtagaaaagtcaacaaattcAACTATCATGGAGGAAGTgattgaaaattaaatgaacGCAGGTCATTTGCAAAATTTTCTCTGCAACTCTGAAGCTAAAAGATCAaaatccttttttatattcagaGAAAAATCTGCTCCAAAGAACGGCACTAttttcaagagataagcaggAAAATAAGGAGTTgttcaaatgaaaaatcaaactaaacATC
Above is a window of Prunus persica cultivar Lovell chromosome G2, Prunus_persica_NCBIv2, whole genome shotgun sequence DNA encoding:
- the LOC109947149 gene encoding uncharacterized protein LOC109947149 — encoded protein: MGDNSIISAVAAASANLCVYDSIPGTGFNTWIIDTGASDHMTYDAKFFDELSSNTCDPYISSANGLPSPITGEGTISLTPTLSLSCALLVPNIHCNLLFVGRLLDTLNVSATFYSTHCFFQDLKTHKTIGHVSKTSRKFGYGIVAWDTRNLATLSGEKRSELESFILENDVFEDTALGKEMTYHTKASDRSPISEYETCGLYEETTDHPLELDRSPISGDEAGALGVETTDHPLELDRPPISGDEAEFGAIPPYALLVPQSTRDTELSELSSVYVPTKLQDALSNPKWMDARNVEMDSLNKNKTWNLIPLPQGKKAVGCRWVFTLKHKADGSIDHYKARLVAKGYTQTYGVDDLETFAPVAKLNTEEIYMDLPHSIHVTSKEGVACKVRKSLYGLKQSLKAWFRRFAASMKKFGYVQNQAEMQNLQKYLASEFGMKSLGDLKYFLGIEVVRSKHMSQFMHSPSEDHMSAVMRILRYLKVTPEKGLMFCKYGHTDVEGYTDTDWAGSIH